In Oryza sativa Japonica Group chromosome 8, ASM3414082v1, the sequence CCCACACGATATATGTTGGAGTCGGACCAAAACATTCCTCCAGATGTCGGTGCTTTTATAGAGActcttctcccttttttttatcgCACCACAATTTAATTAACAAcaataaatataattaatatgagTCTTTTATGACTTATGaggtataaaaaaaaaactctgttgAGTTTTTATTAGCTTGATAATTCTCATATCTCCCTCTCCCTATCTCTCTCCGAGGGGTAAAATTTACACCGAACTTAGATAATATCTCTCTAAAATGGAATTACCAGCATagtattaaaattaaaaaaacaattattatcTAAACATTTCTAATCATCTAAAATGTGGTCAACTTATCAGATAATTACTCCCTCAACCTAGCTTGAAACAGATTATTGGCCAAATTATAAGTGGATTATTAACTACACTATTTTAGAAATAGactaaatattttgataaataaatgtAACTGATAGCTTCTAAGACatctaaataaaacagtggaaGGAAGTTTTATAAGGAAACATGGAAAAAATAATCTGTGACAATAATTTGGTGAAGCAGGTGAAAATAATAATGCAATATAATGTTGACATAAACCCAATGTTTGACtactcatcttattaaaaaatcagTGTAAATATGCAAAATATATGAGTGATAATTTTAGTAATAAAAGaagtcacaaaaaaataatgtaaataatatttttaacattacAAATAGTCAAATGGCATGCTAAAAATCAACAgtaattacaatttttaaaaagaGGTAGTAGCATTATGAGAAAATCCCGTCTCCAAACAGGCAAACATGGGTTGGCCACCTCTTTGTCGACCAGCTAGAATTTCCTTTCCGTAAAAGCCATAAATCATTATAAACTCCGTGGCTTGCATCTTTGTGATATGATGCATCTCTTCTTCTttatccttttaaaaaaaagggctTAGAAAAGTTTATTAAGCATTATTGTCTGGTATATAGGGGCATTCAAATTATGTCTTGGTCAGCTGTATTGTGTTGACCACTTCACCAGAATGTGATAAAATAAACAATGGACTTgccaaaaaaaagtttgactggTCCAAAATAAGTACGGAATATTTGATATATAAGGGCATTCAACTGCGTACAGACCAAACTTCCCCAATAAACAACTCAAAAAGATGCTTATAGTATTAGCAATTGTCTGCTCTCTATGCATTTTGCAGTTATACTTGGTATTTGCAATTTTGTATTTTGTCCCCCACTTCCCCAGAAATTGTAAGAAGTTTTAATAGCCTTTGATACGCACATGCGTGATGGTACTACACTCGAATCGGTGGTCAAGGGTCTCTTATTCCACTATAAATAGTGTAGTTTTATTAGAATTGCTAGTTTAAAAAACTATGTGGTTCAATgctagtcaataataaaggggGTTGGGGATATGTCTCATCACCTTATTTctcattttaatttatttttatttttattttttaaaaataaacttatggtTGTATGTCTTATGACAGAACCAACAAGGAAAATAGACAAAACAAGCCAGCAAGAAGGCTAATCATACCAACAAGTAgcattttagtacttacatataCACAACCCTAATTCGTGATGTTTCTCAGAATTGTCTTTGACATGTTAATGGTATAGATAAAATACCCTTTCTATctataaatataagtatttcaagcatttaaaatttaatcATAAATACAAGAATTCTTAGAGAACTACTTATCCTATCAATCagtattatttaatttttttatcttaCCTCAATCACCTTCTCATCTCTAATCATCACTCATTTAAAGTGAGGTACAAAGTTTTATCAACCTTAATCTTTATTAAATAAcccaaaaataattatattcatGTAGAGACAGTACGTCACAAAAGTGTCATCTAATTAAACACGGTTACACGACCACGTATGCCCATTTGCCTACAAGAAACCAAGCCATCAACTAGCAGCCTTGAAGTTCATACCCAATAATTTCTCAAACATTACTTTTGTCTGTTTCTTAAGCATTGTTTACCAAACAAAATAAAGGCAAAGAGAATTGGCAGAAAGAAACATGAGAGaacacaacaacaatcctaGAAAGGGCCTATCCGTAATAAATGGTTGTTTAGATTCAGGCTAATTTTTATCCATCCGAAATATTGCTGACCTCGAATATTTGGTTCGATACGAATTTTCGCTCAAAGTAGTTCAAATTGAATAATACTAATTTTGGTTATACAAAAGCTTactaatctctactattataaaaattgaagatatttttgccggtactttagtatgtcatccgtgtatgagttggTTTTAACTTCGTTTacattttgaaaatacatatccgtatttgagtttgtttttaagtttattcGCTTTTGTAAATACacaaggagtcgtataagatctctttaaaaaaacttgcatgctaacttgaggcTATCGAACTCCTagttgcagctcatgattttctaaaaaaaatatgggtcTAAGAGAATTCTCACAGTGAAATTTCAACTCAACTAAATCATAAAATAATAGtaagattaaaataactttCCCCGTTGCaatgtatttgttttttttctaatatttaaaaaatataactgGCTCGAAACCAAATAAGCTCTCGCTAAATAGGAAGAAACCAATTGCAATAAATAAATTAGTCCAATGCAATACCACCTTCGTCTCCATTTTTAacccaccctctctctctctcctctcatttTTCTCTCCCACAAAGGCACAAACCgcgtctccctctccctctctccgccCATCCATCCTCCTAGAGAGGGAGCGCGCGCAAGGAGGAGGAACAAGGGCTCCTCGGATCGGGACCAGCTGAGGTGAGCGCTCGATCATCTCCCGTTTTCTCTCCTCGGATCTGACCATCTTTCTTgcctttgttttctttcttttttcttttcttcttcttcttttcccctACCTGTTCTTGGTCGATCGGGGATTTCGCTGCCGTGAGGCTGACCCTTCTTGTGGTGCGGTGGTGGCAGTGGGTAGGATGGCTGCTTGATCCCCTTGattttagtattttattttatttttcagattAGATGCGTAGTGTAGCTCGTACCTCGCATTGCCCGCCCAATGCGTGTTCTTCGTTTTCTTTAATTTGGATAATATATGGCACTGAATTTATCAAGTTTAAAAAAATGTCATCGTATTTTGCTTAACTTTGTCACCATCAAGTACACCTAGAACgaaaatttccaaaattagaCGGAACATTCCGAAATATCGTATTATAGAAGTTGCCCTCGCGTATCTTCCCCCTTTCCCTTGGCGTAAAAGAAAATCTCCGGTgtcgtctcctccgctccttgtTCCCAAGACGAGTCGCGGCTGaacaggggaggggaggggatcctggtgagcatccacatcctctttctgattcatctctgTCCCACCGGGAGTACTTTTGTCTAGAATTTGCTTGCGTtccttctcttctagatctggaagaagctcttctcttgttaattttacagagagccttaaccttaataccagtaacagtttgtttgttcccccAAAAAGTTTGGGGATTCAACGAGTTGTGAGTTTCTGGAATTGGAGGGACAGAGGATTGGCATGTTGATTCTTGGTCCGAGCATGTTTACCAATTGGCAGGAACCGGCATGCGGTTCAGCACTGAACTGTAGCAGGAGATGAGTTTCTTGCCTGGATCTGGAGCCATCATCAGTGAAGAAAAGGAAGATTTCTTCAAGAATTCAATCACAAGTGAGGTTTATGCGGTTCCACTGTTGACAGGGATAGGGATAATGCCGCATGATGGGTCGTTTTCAGTACAGAGTGCACACTGATGAACGCTGTGGGTTCCATTGTTCCACCTATGGAAATTCCACGGTCGAGGCAGAGAGAAAATGGCTCATGTGTGGTGACTGGTGGTTCTGTTCCACTATGTTTTTTGTTCTGACTTTTTCCCCTCATCTGAAGCTCGTGTTAAGGTCATATATGGTTTGGTAGTCCTAATTGTCATGTATTAATGGCCAGATGGATTGGTAGAGTAGTATGTTTGAATTTCCTATGTTCTAATAGCTGAATTTGTTAACTTGGACTTAGATGTAGCTACAAATTATGGCCTAGAACAGCTATATCATTATTTCCCGACCTGACAGAGGAATCTAGAGCTTGGCTGCAGATTTAGTTGAATAGTGTGATAGTATCTCTGTGTTTTTTGTTCATTGCAGTGATGTATTTAGTGTTTCAGTATGAGCTATCATTGATTACAAATTTACAATATAACATATTTGAAGCGTTTGGACAATGTGATGACGAGGATATATTTGACAAATTTACAATATGCTGATGTACTTGTGTTTCAGTATGTGCTGGTAACAGAAAAGGCATAATCCTATCACTTGTTCACTGCCATGGGAGCTGATATACAATGATTTTTTCCTATTGATGGAAAATAATATGATGCTCCAGATTTATGTTAGAATAAGATGCTtctctatttattaaaaaaatggaaatataACTAGGCAAAGCCATGTAATGAAGAAGATATGGATGTTTGTCAATATTCATGCACATTGTGTTTGCATAATGAACCAAACCATTTTTAGAATAATCTCATTTAACATATGTTATTGATTGGCAGGTGCATGCTTGAAAAATGTGAATGTGTGTAACATTAGTGTTTTTGTATGTTTTAGGTTGGATAGGTATTTTAATGAACCATTGTAATAGTATGACAGGTCCATGCCCTTTAATGTCATGTAATATTCGTACAGTAGAGGATAATTGTTTGTTTCCAGTATTCAGAAGTGTTGATTCAACTATTTGTCCATTATTAAAGGTCTACTGTAATTTAGAAGTGGACTTATTTTTGCTTTCTTGGTAAAAACTTGAATGATAATTTCCTTGAGTAAGATCAAGACGTATGGAGCTTGCTACTGATGATATCTAGACTAAGACGGTATAATTTAGTAAAACTGTTACTGTTATTATTGGCGATGTTTCAGTTTAGCTTTAGGTAATCAACACATGTGCATATCATATTTCTTTAAGATGTATCTCGCCAAGCATAATTTTTCAGTGGCAACTTGCAATTGAGTTCTTGTTGAGTTGACCTATTAATTTATTATCGCGCCATATAGGCATATGTGTGTTGAATTGAATGCTTGAAGCCTTGAAGCATGTTATTTTCATAATGCAATCTTTCTAGCTAGTATGTACTATGTAGTACTAGTTTGAGAATATATGTGTTTCctcatcttttttattttatttttctattggACAGGATTTGAACAAGTCAGCTTGTCGCCACCATGGTTCTTGATTCATTATCATCTCCTCACAGGAGGTCACAGAACACATTTTTTCTATCATCCCCAAAGAAGCTTCAATCATCGAAGGATGATGTTGGCAGTTGGTCTGCACTGGTTGAGCGGCATCGCTTCCTCTTGACAACACTAGTGGTTCTGGTCTTTCTGTGCACCATCTATCTGTACTTTGCAGTTACCTTGGGGGCACCTGATGCTTGCTCTGGATTAGCGGGCACTGAAAAGGCTGTATGTCGGGCAAAATCTGCTCTTCGACATGGAAAATTGAAATTTTTCTAGCGCTGTCGTGCATACTCTCGAAGACCAAGTTACTGAGGCTTACAATGCGCTCTTCAGGTCACCCACAGCTTATTCTTCATACATTGAATCTGTATATTTTGTGGTGGATGTATTGCTTTGTATTCATGTTGTACTTTGTTGAGAGACCTGCTATTCAATAGTTGCAACAAATCTGCTAGTGATAGAGAGAATTTATATGTTGTGTAAACGGTACAAGGTAGGTCatcatattattttttgtcATGGTGTACTAAAAACACCATGCCATTACTAATCCATCCAGGAGACCCTGATACTGTCTCCATCCTGGCATACTGTAATTCATTTGAAACTGCATGATACTATCAAGTGTTAGTAGTGATTACCAAGAAATTTCACAATCTTAGCTTGTTCTTTGGTTCATTTTTGGGTTTCTATCTCTTTTCTTGAGATGCTGCGGATGTTCGCCTCGTCATCGTCAGGCTGTATATCTACTGTAAAATttggggcatttgcaaatttgcctcCGGTTTTTCCAATTTtgcaaggatgccactcgaatgacagttctagtggtattttgcaattttctagtggTGGTTTTGTAATAACGATTCAAAGTAGTGGTGCTTGTGTTCAGTCTTCTGCCGTACAGCAGCAAAAGTGGTTCTATCAAAAGGTACTATTCCCCTGTTCCATAATACTCAGTTccacaatgtaaaactttttagcattactcatatttatatacattgtgaaacggaggaagtataagcAATCCaagcatttaaaatttatcttaaaatataaaaaaatttgtgccTCATACCCGTAATAAGGGACGTCTTATTTTACTCTCCTTGGTAATCTCTGAAAACCCATGGGACAGGGTTTAATGAGGGATGCCAGTCCTTTTACTTACTCtctcgtcctaaaatatactacCTCCTACTTACTCtctcgtcctaaaatatactccctctgtcttataatataagagattttgggtggatgtgataTATGGTATAATAGATCTGGACAGACGGTCTATCTAGATccgttgtactagaatgtgtcatatcaacccaaaatcccttatattataagacgggGGAAGTAGTAATCTAGTAATTGTTTCATTTCAAGATATATACAATTGAAAGATAGCAGAAGTGGCTCAAATCTATTGACAGATAGTAGTGCAGACAGTGGAGGGCCAACTGAAACAAGATGCTTCTGTCGTCTTGCCATGTCAGACACTAAGCAAGATGCATAATCTTGTGACCACTGCAACCACCGATGATAGATGCTGTTTGGATTTGCTGTCACCAGGGACTTAATTATGGGGTTAGGCTTTGTTTGGATGCTAAGAAGATCCATGACACTCCACTGGAGCTCCAGATCCATCACACATCCCCTGCTTAACCACTGACATTGATAGTGATAGCTCactggtttagggtttaggttttgatTATTCAATAATGGATATGGTCTATTCAGTTTCACCCCTTCGGTTTGCAATTTATTTTACCTTTCTCAGCTTTCTTAAAGTCCCCAATTGGCCCAATTCGGCATTCGGGtgttttgattaaatttatgtTTTGCAAGCTTTCTTCCGGTTTTGTTCGTGTAACTTTAGCCATGTTTACGTGAAACTTTAGCTGTAAATTCATAAATGAGCCAAATTAGTGACCAGAAATCTCACGAATCTCCGCTTTTTCTATGGTTTTGTAGCACCTCCAACTCTTTTAAAACAGGGCCTTTAATATTGCTTGGATTCGTAACGAAATTTGGATGGGCTTCAAACACAACAAATTACAGCCCAGCCCAACAACACATAGCACagaagaaggaaaaagtacaccgaaggtccctcaacttgtcaccgAGATAAAAAAACGTCCTCAaactgcaaaaccagatatcgagGGTCCCTTAATTTACTAAAACCAGTCACAAGTGGTCCCAAGGCAGTATTTCAcatggttttatcctacgtggcgctggtTTTGTCCACCGTGGCGCTTTGACCTTGGTCTTCGTTGCTGAGTCACCATCGCCACGCGAAGCTGGTGGGACGGAGTGGGGCAGCGATGAGCGGACACGCGGGCGGAGTGGCGGCACCCGAAGCCGGCGGGGCGGCGGAGCCAAGCGGAGGACGCCAGCctcatcgtcgtcatcttccGGCGTAGGGCGGAGGACGCCAGCctcatcgtcgtcatcttccGGCGTAGGGAGGAGGCGCGGGAGCTGgagccggaggcggaggaggggctCCGCTAGAAGCCGCTGCTGTAGAACCGGGAGCGCATCATCTCGAGCTCCAGCTCCGACGCCGCCTCGGCCGCGTCAGTTTAGCCGCGCCCccactccgccgccgacgccgccttgtCGTCCATCATATCGAACGTTGACGCGGCCGCGGTCATCGCCTTGGCACTCCCCGACAGCGACTCGTCCGGGGCGGCCCTCCTGCAGCCCCACCGCCCCCTGCGGCGGCCTCGGCTCTTGCGCCGCCGCTTCATGACCCGCcgcatgacgccggcggggaaCCTGACGGTGACGAGCAGCAGGATCGccgctcccttcctcctcctcctcctcctcctctctctctcagggCGGCCAGCAGCGGTCCACTTCgtcctcgacctcgccggcggcggcgagctgttcTCCTTGCCAGCGGTGGCAGGGGCATGGGCGAGAGAGGATGAGCTCGAGGAGGATGGAGAAGGCAGTGGAGCGGCACCGCACGGGCCGCTGCTTcccccgccgccagcgcccgcccgcacgccgctcctcccccgccgcttGCGCCCGCCGGCCGTCCCCCGTGCAATTGCTTCCCCCGCCTGCGCGCGCCCGcaaccacctccgcctccggtaCTGAAGCCGCCATTGTCGTCGTCTACTTGTCTTCATCCACCCCCAAACCGTTGTTGCGCCTAGATGTGCGCCGCCGTGTAGCCACCCCTTTCCCCTCGGGCGCcgatcgccgcgccgcgccgatgCGCTCGGCCATTGCCCAAGCggagccgacgccgccgctggcgcCCCCTCCAATCGGCGCCCTGACCTTCTCCTCCCGGCGCCActcccttccctccctccctcctctgcccggcgccgccccgatTCCTCCCCTCTGCGCCGCCTCCCGGCCGCCCTACcaagccgccgcaccgcgcagCCTCTCTCCTCCTACGCGTGGCTCCTGCGCGCAACCGCGCCGCCACCAGGCTCTCTCTCCCTGCCGCCAAGCTCTCCCCCTTCCACGCTGTCGGCCCCCtcttccccaccgccgccggccatcaccTGCGTCGCCGGCGCCCATCCTTTGCTGCGCGCGCGTGACAGCGTGCGTGAGGAGGAAAAAAaggcagagagagaaagagaacgGCAAAGAGAAGAAACCGTGAGAAAGAGacaaaattaaaagagaaaggaaagaaaaaggaagtggGACCCCCCTGACTCCTCCTCCCTGTGAAGCCATGAAGGGAGAGAGATGTGACGTGGCAActtgacacgtggggcccacgctgactcagctgtcACGTAGGCTAAAACCGGGCTCAAAACCATCGAAGGACCTATTATCACCGGT encodes:
- the LOC4345119 gene encoding uncharacterized protein; the protein is MVLDSLSSPHRRSQNTFFLSSPKKLQSSKDDVGSWSALVERHRFLLTTLVVLVFLCTIYLYFAVTLGAPDACSGLAGTEKAVCRAKSALRHGKLKFF